Genomic segment of Ictalurus furcatus strain D&B chromosome 9, Billie_1.0, whole genome shotgun sequence:
TGCTCACACGCCGATCTGTTTACCAGCTGAGCGAAGGAGGGATGCATAGTCGAGACAGAACCCCTTTCAGATCAAGGCTTCGGCCATTTCTGTTAGGCCACTGCTTTTTCTCGTCGTTTCTTCTTTTATGCCAGGTAGGTTGGCTTCTGGGCTGATGTTTGACCGTTACATGGAGTTTTGCGCTTCGTCTGGTCCGCAAAGAGGTTAAAGCGATTATCCGAGTCAACTTCATTGTTGTAATGTGGTTTCTGTAATTTCTGCAAAACTAGAAGGTTTTGCCAGTGGGTGCAGAGTTAACTTCACTGTAACAGGGCTTCTCAAACCTGCACTGGTTCAAGTTTCCCCTATTCCTAACCCACCTGATCATTTTACAAACTGGTAATTCCTCAGACTGTGCAGAGCAGTAGAGTTACAAGACGGAGCTGTAAAGCAAAAGCCTGCCCTTACATGTGCAAAGTTGCATATATACCCGTCATGAGATATTTAAAGGTTTTCCATAAATTAATTAGGCATTCTCTCAGATATGCacttcaaatatttaaaatgaatcctGGATCTATTACTAGTGTCTGGTTTACATTAGGGAGGCACaatggcttagaggttagcatgcttgcctcgcacctccggggttagggggttcgattcctgcctccgtcCTGCGTGCGCGGAGCTTgcatattttccaagggtgtcctctgggtactctggtttcctccccagtgcaaaaacatgcattgtaggctgattggcatctctaaattgtctgtggtgtgtgtgaatgtgccctgcgatgggttgataccctgtccagggtgtccctccaCCTTGTGTTCGAgttgcctgggataggctccgggctcccctacaaccctgtgtaggataagtggtacagaaaatggatggatggatcatgtTCATATAtggcagaaaataaaaaagacaagtctttttaaaacaaaaagactgCTTTTAAAACCATGTACCGAAGTTCACATGTGCCCACCGATTCCCACACAGATACTAGTGAGAACCTGCAGGCTAATGACGGGTCAAGTGTAATGTATTCTCCTCATATTCCAAAGGCCTCCCACTACCACTCTTGAAAACATAGAAAAGCCCACTTTATGGGTGGGAGGTTCTTTTAGAAAGCATTTCACAGTGCTGAATGTGTGCTCTGTTGAGTTTGACTGTAGTTGTTAGCAAAGTACTTTCACTTTTCTTTCAACTCCTGGGAGCTAATCAAATGTAattgtgttaaaataaatgGTCATATTCATCATTCTACACATCTCCCACCTTTCATGTTTCAACATATTATCAACTGTGGCATTGTGTAGTCACAGTCATGCACGCAATTTCACTATCATAGTAGATCTACTCTGCCTGCCTACCCGCCCACACAACTTATCACGCTGTACGTCCATGGTCTGTGGAGGCATATATctctcttcatcttcctcttatCCATTTTCTCCTACTGCCACCTACTCAATCTCCTTCTCTGTTGTCTCTACCTCTTAGGCTGAGCTTCAGAGGTCATGCTCACAGCTTGGCTCTCAGAGACGAGGTGAACACTGCCAGTCGCTGTGCCACTGCAGATACTACCCACCTctacctcctccacctccacctccaccccctCCTCGGCTACTCATCCCCACAGGTAGGGACTCTTTAAAAAAACTGCCTTGGTATGCTTTCTCTGGATGCCCCACAAATCTTGACAATAAATGGAGTCAGCAGGGATGCAAAGCCAACCCTGCTGCAATCTATtaaattcaaatatatatttttcatattttcaggTGCAATCACGGCACTGCAAGAAGTGAATAGTGTGGGCATGCAGTTTGAATTCAGTGTTTGTATGGCTTATCATATGACATGAAACTAATAAAGAGCCTTGCTTAAGTGTTTATAGAGTTTGCTAAACTGAGAGCTCTAGCTGTGATAAAACATGATTTGGAGAGTATTGCTTCAACtgtagaaagaaataaaagtagtTCTACTCTTGTGCATTGATTGAACAAACAGAGAAATAATCATGTCCTGGTTACCCTTAGGGAGTTCCCAATATGCCTGGAGAAGCTTGTGAGATGTGTGCATGCTGTTCTGCCAGGCACTGTAGTCAGGAGGAGCCGCTGATTAAAACTCAGAtgggttaattttattagtgCTTTATTTCAGATAGGGAGAAAATGAATTGAGCCAACATTTtagtctatttaaaaaaaaacttaaacagAGAGCaagagtcattttaaaatgaatatacaTGTAGTTTTTTTGTACTTGGATATTCAGAACCTATGGGGAACAAAactgttggggaaaaaatgacacttttttattGATGTAatattatccagtcagccattcatgtggaagcagcacaatgcataaactcaTGCATATATGGGTCACAAGCTTCTgctaatgttcatatcaaaatCAGAAttgggaaaatgtgatctcagtgactttaatcatggcatggatgttgatGCCAGACATGCTGGTTatatttcaaaaactgctgatttcctgagATTACCTACAAAACAGATTTTGATGAGAgtggtcagaggagaatggtcagactggttcaagGTGACAggaataaccactctttacaaccatagtgagctgaaaagcatctcagaatacacaTCATGTTAAAACAGCAGAAGATTACatcaggttctactcctgtcagcccCAAACCAGAAACTGAGGCTACTACTGCACAAGTTCACCTAAACTATACAGTGTtagatttaaatgtttttttgttttgttttgggggggttacccatttttttttactgatgtttACAATTTTTGActcattttcctttttcccttttttgcATTTGCCATTTCTTCTTGCTAAATTAACATCagtaaaactgtattttatgttagCTGTGTACAATGTTGTGCTCTTCAGTGGGGTGTGGATTTAAGTGATCCATTACTTATTGCTCTGAAACAAAccaacagaattaaaaaaattgaTTTATGTTTTAGTAATGCATGTGCAAATGTTTCTGATcttgtgtgtgggtgagagaatgaatgcacacacagagaaggcagttttatattttcattgaaATTCTTAGTAACAATGACTGACAAACTGAATGGCATTTTGCACTTATCATCCACTTATGCCATTCATAGAGACTTAAAGTTCTTTGTGCTTACAGTGGCTGAGCCTCCAGTTCCTCTGCTAAGGCCATGGTGGATGGACTTCATTGTGGTTGTGACAGTAGGATGCACTTCGGCTTTCTTTCTACTCTTAATTCTTCTCATCTGCTACAAGGCCATTAAACGGTATTCACTTCACTCATTGGTTTTGTTTATGAACTGTATGTGTAGGTGCATTGAGTACAGTTGTGTGtgggaaaatatttcacatCTATCATTCATGGTAACAAACTgttattaaggtttttttttattagggcAAATTAAAATGCATCAAAGGTCTTCCATCCATTTCAAATCTCAGTGTACTACTGCCACCCAGTGAATATCAGCCTCAGAATCAGCACatctattaaatattcattcagATATTGATAGTAAGCATGAGTTTTAATGGTTGATTATTTTGCAACTATATATAGGGCTGTTGATTTAGCTG
This window contains:
- the LOC128613186 gene encoding proline-rich membrane anchor 1-like, with the protein product MHSRDRTPFRSRLRPFLLGHCFFSSFLLLCQAELQRSCSQLGSQRRGEHCQSLCHCRYYPPLPPPPPPPPPPRLLIPTVAEPPVPLLRPWWMDFIVVVTVGCTSAFFLLLILLICYKAIKRKPLKKEENGTSRGEYAMSCRKKKTTNNVVV